A single Brienomyrus brachyistius isolate T26 chromosome 11, BBRACH_0.4, whole genome shotgun sequence DNA region contains:
- the LOC125704204 gene encoding tryptophan 5-hydroxylase 1-like isoform X2, producing the protein MNSKVDGPRRGRSFDSMNMCFEEKHLNNEMNKSVFSKIEENKDNKNSSSERSRAEIIFSLNNEVGGLLKTLKLFQSRKSKRRNSEFEIFVDCDSEQEQLNEIIQLLQKRVKVINMNVPGNSCLPEEDLVDVPWFPKKISDLDKSANRVLMYGSDLDADHPGFKDNVYRKRRKYFADLALGYKHGDPIPRIEFTEEEVKTWGVVYRELSNLYPTHACREYLKNLPLLATYCDCREDNIPQLEDVSRFLKERTGFTIRPVAGYLSPRDFLAGLAFRVFHCTQYVRHSSDPLYTPEPDTCHELLGHVPLLAEPSFAQFSQEIGLASLGASDDSVQKLATCYFFTVEFGLCKQEGKLRAYGAGLLSSISELKHALSGNARIMPFDPKTTCKQECIITTFQDVYFMSDSFEEAKVKMREFAKTIKRPFTVHYNPYTQSVDVLKDTPSILSIVEELRHELDIVGDALSRLNGQLGV; encoded by the exons ATGAATTCAAAAGTTGATGGACCACGCAGAGGACGATCCTTCGATTCTATGAACATGTGTTTTGAAGAGAAGCATCTGAACAATGAG ATGAACAAATCTGTGTTCAGCAAGATTGAGGAGAATAAAGACAACAAGAACTCGTCCTCAGAGAGGAGTCGCGCAGAAATCATATTCTCCCTGAATAATGAAGTCGGCGGACTTCTGAAGACACTCAAACTTTTTCAG TCCAGGAAATCAAAGCGGCGTAACTCGGAGTTTGAGATCTTTGTGGACTGTGACAGTGAGCAGGAGCAGCTTAATGAAATCATCCAGCTGTTACAGAAGCGTGTGAAGGTCATCAACATGAACGTTCCTGGCAACTCCTGTCTGCCTGAGGAAG ATTTGGTTGATGTGCCATGGTTCCCCAAGAAGATCTCCGACTTGGACAAGAGCGCCAATCGCGTCCTGATGTACGGTTCGGACCTTGATGCTGACCACCCG GGCTTCAAGGATAACGTCTATCGCAAGAGGAGAAAGTACTTTGCTGACTTGGCCTTAGGTTACAAACA TGGGGACCCCATACCTCGCATCGAATTCACGGAGGAGGAGGTGAAGACGTGGGGAGTGGTGTACAGGGAGCTTAGCAATCTGTACCCCACCCACGCCTGCCGGGAGTACCTGAAGAACctgcccctgctggccacataCTGCGACTGCAGGGAGGATAACATCCCGCAGCTGGAGGACGTGTCGCGCTTCCTCAAAG AGCGCACAGGCTTCACCATCCGACCCGTGGCCGGCTACCTGTCCCCCCGAGACTTCCTGGCGGGCCTGGCTTTCCGAGTCTTCCACTGCACGCAGTATGTGCGCCACAGCTCTGACCCGCTGTACACCCCAGAGCC AGACACATGTCATGAGCTGCTGGGTCATGTGCCCCTACTGGCAGAGCCCAGCTTCGCCCAGTTCTCCCAGGAGATCGGGTTGGCCTCGCTGGGAGCCTCTGACGACTCGGTCCAGAAGCTGGCCACA TGCTATTTCTTCACGGTGGAGTTTGGCCTGTGCAAGCAGGAGGGGAAGCTCAGAGCCTATGGGGCCGGACTGCTGTCCTCCATTAGTGAGCTGAAG CACGCCCTCTCTGGGAATGCCAGGATTATGCCATTTGACCCAAAGACTACCTGCAAGCAGGAGTGCATCATCACTACCTTCCAAGATGTATACTTCATGTCAGACAGTTTTGAGgaagcaaaagtcaaaatgag GGAGTTCGCTAAGACCATCAAGAGGCCTTTCACTGTGCACTACAACCCCTACACCCAAAGTGTGGACGTGCTGAAGGACACGCCCAGCATTCTCAGCATAGTGGAGGAGTTGCGGCACGAGCTCGACATCGTGGGCGACGCACTCAGCCGACTCAACGGGCAGCTTGGGGTCTGA
- the LOC125704204 gene encoding tryptophan 5-hydroxylase 1-like isoform X1, which translates to MNSKVDGPRRGRSFDSMNMCFEEKHLNNEMNKSVFSKIEENKDNKNSSSERSRAEIIFSLNNEVGGLLKTLKLFQENHVNLVHIESRKSKRRNSEFEIFVDCDSEQEQLNEIIQLLQKRVKVINMNVPGNSCLPEEDLVDVPWFPKKISDLDKSANRVLMYGSDLDADHPGFKDNVYRKRRKYFADLALGYKHGDPIPRIEFTEEEVKTWGVVYRELSNLYPTHACREYLKNLPLLATYCDCREDNIPQLEDVSRFLKERTGFTIRPVAGYLSPRDFLAGLAFRVFHCTQYVRHSSDPLYTPEPDTCHELLGHVPLLAEPSFAQFSQEIGLASLGASDDSVQKLATCYFFTVEFGLCKQEGKLRAYGAGLLSSISELKHALSGNARIMPFDPKTTCKQECIITTFQDVYFMSDSFEEAKVKMREFAKTIKRPFTVHYNPYTQSVDVLKDTPSILSIVEELRHELDIVGDALSRLNGQLGV; encoded by the exons ATGAATTCAAAAGTTGATGGACCACGCAGAGGACGATCCTTCGATTCTATGAACATGTGTTTTGAAGAGAAGCATCTGAACAATGAG ATGAACAAATCTGTGTTCAGCAAGATTGAGGAGAATAAAGACAACAAGAACTCGTCCTCAGAGAGGAGTCGCGCAGAAATCATATTCTCCCTGAATAATGAAGTCGGCGGACTTCTGAAGACACTCAAACTTTTTCAG GAGAATCACGTCAACCTTGTTCACATTGAGTCCAGGAAATCAAAGCGGCGTAACTCGGAGTTTGAGATCTTTGTGGACTGTGACAGTGAGCAGGAGCAGCTTAATGAAATCATCCAGCTGTTACAGAAGCGTGTGAAGGTCATCAACATGAACGTTCCTGGCAACTCCTGTCTGCCTGAGGAAG ATTTGGTTGATGTGCCATGGTTCCCCAAGAAGATCTCCGACTTGGACAAGAGCGCCAATCGCGTCCTGATGTACGGTTCGGACCTTGATGCTGACCACCCG GGCTTCAAGGATAACGTCTATCGCAAGAGGAGAAAGTACTTTGCTGACTTGGCCTTAGGTTACAAACA TGGGGACCCCATACCTCGCATCGAATTCACGGAGGAGGAGGTGAAGACGTGGGGAGTGGTGTACAGGGAGCTTAGCAATCTGTACCCCACCCACGCCTGCCGGGAGTACCTGAAGAACctgcccctgctggccacataCTGCGACTGCAGGGAGGATAACATCCCGCAGCTGGAGGACGTGTCGCGCTTCCTCAAAG AGCGCACAGGCTTCACCATCCGACCCGTGGCCGGCTACCTGTCCCCCCGAGACTTCCTGGCGGGCCTGGCTTTCCGAGTCTTCCACTGCACGCAGTATGTGCGCCACAGCTCTGACCCGCTGTACACCCCAGAGCC AGACACATGTCATGAGCTGCTGGGTCATGTGCCCCTACTGGCAGAGCCCAGCTTCGCCCAGTTCTCCCAGGAGATCGGGTTGGCCTCGCTGGGAGCCTCTGACGACTCGGTCCAGAAGCTGGCCACA TGCTATTTCTTCACGGTGGAGTTTGGCCTGTGCAAGCAGGAGGGGAAGCTCAGAGCCTATGGGGCCGGACTGCTGTCCTCCATTAGTGAGCTGAAG CACGCCCTCTCTGGGAATGCCAGGATTATGCCATTTGACCCAAAGACTACCTGCAAGCAGGAGTGCATCATCACTACCTTCCAAGATGTATACTTCATGTCAGACAGTTTTGAGgaagcaaaagtcaaaatgag GGAGTTCGCTAAGACCATCAAGAGGCCTTTCACTGTGCACTACAACCCCTACACCCAAAGTGTGGACGTGCTGAAGGACACGCCCAGCATTCTCAGCATAGTGGAGGAGTTGCGGCACGAGCTCGACATCGTGGGCGACGCACTCAGCCGACTCAACGGGCAGCTTGGGGTCTGA